In one window of Pseudobdellovibrionaceae bacterium DNA:
- a CDS encoding aspartate 1-decarboxylase, whose product MRLTLLKSKLHRATVTDADLSYEGSISIDPALCDLAHLHKFEKVEIYNCNNGARFSTYVIHGKAGEICLNGAAARMVQKGDLVIIACYADYDSEEAAQHQPELILLDENNKPKGKTNI is encoded by the coding sequence ATGCGTCTTACACTATTAAAATCTAAACTCCATCGAGCCACTGTCACAGATGCGGACCTTAGCTACGAGGGTTCAATATCTATTGATCCTGCCCTATGTGACTTAGCTCATTTGCACAAATTTGAAAAAGTGGAAATTTACAACTGTAATAACGGAGCGAGATTTTCGACTTACGTTATTCACGGCAAAGCGGGAGAGATCTGCCTCAATGGTGCCGCCGCCCGCATGGTTCAAAAAGGAGACCTTGTCATCATTGCCTGTTACGCAGACTATGACTCTGAAGAAGCGGCTCAACATCAACCTGAGCTCATTTTGCTTGATGAAAACAACAAGCCCAAAGGAAAAACTAACATTTAA